In Labrys monachus, the genomic stretch TGCCGGGATGGCGCGATCACGGCAGCGCGGTTGGATCAGCGCGGCACGAAAAACAAGAACAAATAGAGAACAAATCTTGACGTCGTCCCGCAGCCCGTGGGATAAGAAAGCATGACGACATCTGGCGCCCGGAGCTTTGCTTCGGGCGTTTTGCATTTTCGGACGCCTTCGTCGTCTTCGCGCGGGCATGGCCCGCGCGCCCACAGGTCCGGCGTCGCCCCCTGTCCCGATCCCGATCCGCACTGACTGCCCGGCCCGCTCCCGAACCCACCCGGCCCGCCCTCACCGGCGGGCTTTTGTTTGGAGCAAGCCTTGCCCCGCTTTCCCGATTACGTGGCGCAGGAGGGCCTTGCCGTGCCCGCCGCGCCGCAGATCCAGGCCTATGACGACGCCGCCAAGGCGCTGCAGCAGCTCGGCCAGACCGTCGGCGACGTCGCCGCCCGCTGGCTGGCGCGCCAGAAGCAGCAGGCCGATTTCGACGACCAGGTCGCCTTCCAGCGCCACACCCTCGCCCAGGACCAGGCCCTGCAGCAGGCCCGGGCCGGCATGGCGCCCGAGGCGACCGGCTTCCATGACGCCGTCATGGCCGGCCGCGCCCAGGCGGACGATGCGTTCCTCAAGACCGTCTCGCCCGCCAACCGCCAGACCTATGCCGGCCTGCTCACCCTCGACCGCGACCGCACCTCCCTCGCCGCCGCCCGCATGGAATTCGAGGGACGCGGCGCCTATGAGCAGGCCGCCTTCGGCCAGTCGGCCGCCGCCATGGCCGACCAGGTGCGCGTCAGCCCGGGCCTGCTGCCCTCCGCCCTCGGCGTGCTGAAGGCGCAGCAGGCCAACCAGTCGAGCGTGCCGCCGGCGGTCCGTGCGACGCAGTGGACGGCGACGCAGCAGGCCCTGCAGACCGCCGGCTGGCAGGGCCGCCATGGCGACGATCCCTCCGGCCGGGGCCTCGCCGAACTCGGGATGACGCTCTCGCCCGAGGACCGGGCCGTCCTGCCGCTCATGATGGACGAAGGGCCGGTTGATCCCAGCGTCGACACCCTCACCCCGGCGCAGCGCCGGCAGCTCGCCCTCGACTGGCAAACGAACCAGACCCAGAAGCAGGCCGCCGCCCAGGCCGATATCGCCGGGCTGCAGCAGCGCCTCGCCGACATGCCGCTCGCCGGCACGCTCCAGGGCCCGCCGCCGGACCGAAACACCTTCATCGCCGCCTATGGCCCCGAGGAGGGTACCCGGCGCTTCGACGAGGCCGATGCCTTCGTCAGCAAGGATGCGCCGGCGATCACCGCGCTGCTGCATCAGCCGGACCGCGCCCAGGACGCCGCGCTTGCCCACTACGCCGCCACCACCGCCTCTGACGGCCAGCGCTTCCTCGCCAACGCCGCCGCCGCCGTCGCCCGCTACCGGGCCGCGCGCGCCGCCGACCCGGTCGGCACCCTCGGCAAACTCTATCCCGCCCTCGCCCGAAGCTGGCAGGCCCTCGAAGGCGCCGATCCCGCCACGCTGCGGCAGAACCTGCCCGGCCTCGTCGACCGGACGGCCGCCCTGATGGACGCCGCCGGCGTGCCGGCAGGCGAGCGGCGCTATCTGCCCCGGGCCATGGCCTCCGCCATCGTCGGGGCCTTCGCCGATACGAGCAGGCCGATGGCCGAGCGCATCGGCCCGCTGCGCGACACCATCGCGGCGATCCGCGATCCCGCCCGGCAATATGCCCTGTTCCGGCAACTCGTCGATGGCGGCATCCCCCGCCTGCTCGAACCGGCCGTCGCCGCCTATGCGCGCGGCGACAATGCCGCCGCCGGCCGGCTGTTCGCGGCCGTCCTGTCCGATCCGGGACAGACCAGCGCCATCGGTGCCGCCGCACCGGCGAGCCCCGTCGCGCTCGACAACGCCGCCATTCCCCCGGCGCCGCCCCGCCCCGGCGCCGGCACGGACATCGATCTGTCCGCGTCGGCGGCGAGCCAGATCGCCCACACCGCCGGCATGGCGGGCATCGACCCGTCCCCGATCGCGCAGGCGCTCTTCCCGCGCCTGGTGCGCAACAACCTCAAGACCAATGGCGGCGACATCCCCGCCGCCAACGCCCTCGCCGCCGCCGACCTGCGCAAACCCGGCGGCAGCGATGCTCCCATCCGCTACGCCTACCTGCTGCGCACCGACAAAAGCGGACCGGGCCAATCCGGCATCCTCGTTCCGAAGCCCCAGGCACCGGAGGATGGCGGATCTGCCATCAACAGCGGTGCCGCAGACACCCAGGCGGCCGGAGCCGCCTCCGCTTCACCGGCGATCCCTGCCGGTAGTCACTCCTATCGGGCGGACATCACCTTCGCAAACCAGGATCCCTACGGTCCGTCACACTACCTCAACCCCTCATGGATGACCGACCCCGACTATCTCCGGGCGGTATGGGCGGAGGACCAGTCTCTCGACGATATCCAGCAGGCTTATCGGGATGCGCAGGCGCGGGGCGACAGGGCGGCTCAGCGAAGCTACGCCATGGCCTATGTCGCCAAGGAACATCAGCAAAGTCCCACCTGGATGTGGTTCGACGACAGGGCTCGTGCCGTGTCTCGCGGCATTCCCATCGTCGGCGGGGCCGCCGACGAGTTTGAAGCCGGACTGAATGCGCCCCTCTCCGCCGTCATCGGCGACGGCAAGGCCTATGAGGAGGCGCTCGACTATCAGCGCGCCCGCGACAGCTATTTCGACCAGAACTATCCCTGGACCTCCAACGCCCTCCAGTTCGCCGGCACCGTCGCCGGGACGGCGGCATTTGGCGCGCCATCGTCGCTTGGCGGCAGCGCCGCGATGGGGGTCGCCATCGGCGGAGCGGATGGCTTCATGCGCGGCGAAGGCGGCTTCCGGAACCGCATGGAAGCCGCCGCTTGGGGCGCGGCGGTCGGCGGAGTCATGGGCGCCGCAGCCCCCCTCGCCGGCCGGGCAGCCTCGCGCCTGGGCCGATCATTGGCGGACAAATATCCCGCCATGTTCCGGCAGGCCGGACAGCGGGCCGCTGAGGCCAATACGCCCGTTCCGGCGAAAGGCAAAGCAGACACACCAAGCCCATCGCCACAGCAATCTGCCGGGCCGCCAGAGAATCCGCAGCCGGAGGCGGCCACTGGCGCCTCCGTTGACAAGAACAAAACAGGATCATACTATTCCGCTCGTCCCGACTATTCCGGCGCTCTGACGGACGGGTACCGCAAGGCCGGTGACACCACCATTCTTGGCCCGTGGGGCCCTTTAGCAAAGGTAGCCCCCCAGGCGAAAATCTACTTCAATCGCTCCCGGACCATGGCATTTTCGTTTGACGAGCAGACAGGCAGCGTGACAAGGATCAATACAAGCCTCAAGCAAAGGCTAGATAAATCTGGGAACAAATCGGGAACATGGATATCCGGCGAAAGAGGCAATGGCTCCTTTCTTTCCAACAACCCGGCAGCGAGAGCTGCCACAAACGGTAGAGGTGTAGAATACATCGACGGGTCGGGCAAATTCGACCCCCACTCCCTTGCTGATGTCGAGCTCGAGAATATGTCGGCAGATAGGGACATAAATTTTGACAATGGCGACCTTTTGATTTCCAAGAACCCAGCATTGATAGAAAAGCTGGGCATCCAGGCGAAAAACAAATCCGTCGGCGTAACACCAAGGGATGTTGAAATTTGGCGCAAAGCTAACGGCTATACCTGGCATGAGCATCACAACCTGCGAACTTTGCAGCTAATTCCCAGCGTTATCAACAACAATCACCCTCACTTCGGTGGAGTCGGTGAAATAAACGCCGCGCGACGGCTTTATAATGAGGAGATAAGACGATGGGAACGATAGAAGATCCTGTTTTTGGAAAACTACAACCGCGCGGCAGATATTTGGCACGCAACTATGATGTACTCATATTTAGCGAAAACAGGAATATAACCTTACTAGTCGATAACGATGACAAGCCAACACACCAGCAACAAGAGATTTTTATTAAATTCGATAGACACAAAGAGAAATGCATTAAGGATATTGAAAAATCAATTTACGCATATTATCTTTCAATTCTGGAAGAAACAAGATCTGATTTGGGAGATGTCGCCAATGAAGAAATGCCTATTGTATCAAATATAAACGAATTGGGAGCTCTAGTTCCACTGGAGAAAATAATTATCAGAGACCCATATTATTACGAAGCCAATATTATGGGGTTTATGTTTGGTTGCACCTGGGATGACAGCCATGGGCTTGGTGTCGAATTGACGGATAACAAGGTGACGGGCGTAGGTCAGCAAGACATCGTCCTTTGAGGCACTGACAGTCCTTGGTAAGCCAGCGGCGGCGATTGAGTCAGGCGCCGCCACGGTCTTGGACATCGGTGGAATGGACGATGGCCTGCCTGCGGATCGACGACGAGACCCTTTTCTTGCTCTTGACCGTATGCCCGCATTGCAGCGAGGCGAGTCCAAGCCCCTTTTCCGCGCTCAGGCTGTCGATGATCGCGACCGCCGGACTCGCCTCCCGGCCCCGCTCACGGCATTGGACGTGGAGGACATGAGGCAGCCGATCGAGCATACGGTAACGTTCCCCATGCACGAAATAGCTCTACCCCGCTACGCCGCGGCAGGTCTTTCGGCAATGCCGCTCCGCTAACGCAGCGTCACGCCCGCCGACGTTAAAAAGTGGCGCGAGGTGAATGGATATCTGTGGCACGAGAAAAGCGACTTGAAAACCATTCAGCTTGTTCGTTCGATCATCAATCAAAACTATCCCCATCTCGGCGGCATCGGTGAAATCAAGGCTGCTCGCCGCCGCATAAAAAAGGAGAAAGAGAAATG encodes the following:
- a CDS encoding HNH endonuclease, producing the protein MPRFPDYVAQEGLAVPAAPQIQAYDDAAKALQQLGQTVGDVAARWLARQKQQADFDDQVAFQRHTLAQDQALQQARAGMAPEATGFHDAVMAGRAQADDAFLKTVSPANRQTYAGLLTLDRDRTSLAAARMEFEGRGAYEQAAFGQSAAAMADQVRVSPGLLPSALGVLKAQQANQSSVPPAVRATQWTATQQALQTAGWQGRHGDDPSGRGLAELGMTLSPEDRAVLPLMMDEGPVDPSVDTLTPAQRRQLALDWQTNQTQKQAAAQADIAGLQQRLADMPLAGTLQGPPPDRNTFIAAYGPEEGTRRFDEADAFVSKDAPAITALLHQPDRAQDAALAHYAATTASDGQRFLANAAAAVARYRAARAADPVGTLGKLYPALARSWQALEGADPATLRQNLPGLVDRTAALMDAAGVPAGERRYLPRAMASAIVGAFADTSRPMAERIGPLRDTIAAIRDPARQYALFRQLVDGGIPRLLEPAVAAYARGDNAAAGRLFAAVLSDPGQTSAIGAAAPASPVALDNAAIPPAPPRPGAGTDIDLSASAASQIAHTAGMAGIDPSPIAQALFPRLVRNNLKTNGGDIPAANALAAADLRKPGGSDAPIRYAYLLRTDKSGPGQSGILVPKPQAPEDGGSAINSGAADTQAAGAASASPAIPAGSHSYRADITFANQDPYGPSHYLNPSWMTDPDYLRAVWAEDQSLDDIQQAYRDAQARGDRAAQRSYAMAYVAKEHQQSPTWMWFDDRARAVSRGIPIVGGAADEFEAGLNAPLSAVIGDGKAYEEALDYQRARDSYFDQNYPWTSNALQFAGTVAGTAAFGAPSSLGGSAAMGVAIGGADGFMRGEGGFRNRMEAAAWGAAVGGVMGAAAPLAGRAASRLGRSLADKYPAMFRQAGQRAAEANTPVPAKGKADTPSPSPQQSAGPPENPQPEAATGASVDKNKTGSYYSARPDYSGALTDGYRKAGDTTILGPWGPLAKVAPQAKIYFNRSRTMAFSFDEQTGSVTRINTSLKQRLDKSGNKSGTWISGERGNGSFLSNNPAARAATNGRGVEYIDGSGKFDPHSLADVELENMSADRDINFDNGDLLISKNPALIEKLGIQAKNKSVGVTPRDVEIWRKANGYTWHEHHNLRTLQLIPSVINNNHPHFGGVGEINAARRLYNEEIRRWER
- a CDS encoding DUF6985 domain-containing protein; protein product: MGTIEDPVFGKLQPRGRYLARNYDVLIFSENRNITLLVDNDDKPTHQQQEIFIKFDRHKEKCIKDIEKSIYAYYLSILEETRSDLGDVANEEMPIVSNINELGALVPLEKIIIRDPYYYEANIMGFMFGCTWDDSHGLGVELTDNKVTGVGQQDIVL